A segment of the Mercurialis annua linkage group LG4, ddMerAnnu1.2, whole genome shotgun sequence genome:
TGTatggattttaaaaaacattagtaatccgtatatgaaaataataattttaaacggcgtgtgaaaaaacgtgtaaaattggtgaatttttataacattaacccatttattatttatatgtagcCCGTGCTGAAAAAAATTCCTGGATCCGCCACTGAAAAGAACAAAAGGGCAAAGTTTAACTTGAAATCTACCTATATTACAATTCGACAGCGTCCATGGCTAGATAAGCCAAGTTCAAACCGTACCTCTGTTCCATAACGAGGCATGCAACTTGAAAATAATCACTTTTCACCAGCTGATATGAATGGAAgaatcttataaaaaaatcataaacagtTGGTAAACAACATAACTACAACGTTTGGTTCAAGATTGGAAATGTGAATCAgaatgggaatcggaatgagaatgaatgggaatgggaatgattgttttcattttttgtttggttcaaaattagtgtaggaatgggaatggataaagtttaataaaaaaattatttattatttattaaaaatactttttttatttttttttaaatattttttcatataaaaaaattaaattatttaaaaaaaataaaaaaactattttgaaaaaattaaaaaaatattttaaaaaaaactaaaaaaaatattttcgaaaaaattaaaaaaattattttcgaaaatattaaaaaaattaattttttttttaaaataaaaattatttaaaaaaaataaaaaaataagagaaaagggtcatttatgctcTTAAAGTTTGCTTCTAGGGTCAAGAAAGTcctcaacgtccggaaaggttcaaatatgcccccaacgttttaaaaaatgaacaatcaggcaCTCCAATTTTGACAATCAGATCCCCAACGTTttatttataagtcaaaatgcGGGCttggttgttcactttttaagacattaggggcatatttgaacctttttaaacgttgagGGCTTGCTTGATTCTTGAGGCAAActttaggggcataaatgacccttttcccaaaaaatattaaaaaagatttttttttattattttaagtatattttttaaaataaatatttaaaaagttttttttaaataattatatatttatcatttattattaaaatattttgtaaaattttgattcccatTTCCAAAAGTTCATTCTCATGGGGTAAAGGGGGGATGAGTGATTTCCATTGagggggtaatcacattcccatttcctagtataatttgacaaaacaaacataaataatGGGAATCATTCCCATCCCCATTTCCATTCCCCCCTTTTTATGGCGAATCAAACAGTCCCTTAGAATCTTCATTATACACTTTTAATTAAAGGCaaaaggtctgaaaaactaccgacctttcaattttttttcaataacaccctcaccttataattttttcaatagcaccctatttcgtatttttcgatttcaatagcaccctaaatttaaaaaaaaaagatgattttattattataaggattaagctttttaaaataattaaatttaagggtcattttatacttttttctacttgaacaaattcaaataagtccctTCACTTAAAAACCtttcaaataaattcaaaaaaatatatattaaataatttaattttaaattaaaaaaaacgaacCCGCTCCGCTCGTCTTCCTCCATGGAATACCAGCAGATCTGGTCTTTCCACATGGAAGACCAGATCTGTTGGTCTTCAATGTGGGAAGACCAGCAGCTCGCTGGTCTTCCTCGGAAGACGAGTCCTCCGGAGCGGgttcagttttttttatattttgaaattaaacatttattcatatttttttttattttgtgaagaAGATAGcatttatgtataatttaaaacGTTGTAGAATATTTAGAACTTATGATATATATgaaggattttttttgaatattaaccaaatgaaaatagttcaatttgatgctttagggtgctattgaaaccgaaaaatacgaaatagggtgctattgaaaaaattacaagatcagggtgctattgaaaaacaAATGAAAGGTGGGTAGTTTTTGAGCCTTTTTgccttaattaaattattttgtaaacttGATTTTATTCTTTGTCTAATAGATTTGTTAAGACTTAAGTAGCAATATGCCCCCTGAATTTGTAAAGAATGAACAATTAacacatatattaattttgtgggcaaattagtacacgaacttggtgattatggacAATTTGCCCATTTTGACAATTTGTCCCCTCAATTTATAAGTTAATTGTCttttaatttgacaattttcccccttaatttgtaagttaatttgttaaaatgggCTAATTGTACATAATTATCAAGTTtgtgtactaatttgccaataaagttaatttatgtgttaattgcccattgcttacaagttgaaggggtaaATTGCTACTTAAATCGATTTGTTAATGTACTGCCACAGGTAGTCCACTGAGTTACGCTCATTGTAGCTGCATACATGCgatatatttcttttaatcaTTCAATAAAAAGTGGTGTACTAAGAGGCAAAGCATTTATTAACGAAGTTTAAGTTAAGAGAAGAACACTAGACAATAATAGCTGCTGAGctgattattaattaatttttcattataGTAGGTACTGTGAAAGAAATGAATTGATTTGAAGAAGTCTTATGCTTAAAATCATTCAAGTATCTCCAACTTCACCGAAtgaggtgttcatgttcggttcatgttagTTCAAATTTTGAATGAGGTATTCATATTCGGTTCGTTCGTTTAACTGATAAATGAACGAGATCGAGCTCGTGAACGTATTAAACATTCAATTTAATCCTTAAACTTTCCATTGCCTCACACATTACTtcctaaatcttttaaactaatttacaaaaaatttagGGTGTTATGTAATCTTAGAAAACTCTCCCGTAGTTAAATGGAGCTCAAACGGCTTTAGTTAGgatattatcatcatattaactttaaggccatgtttggttcatggaataggtccGGAATAGAATAACTATTCCGTATTGAATAGTTATTCGTCACTTTGTTTCATGGAATAGTAACTCCAtggaattgctattccatgattttgtgaaaTAACTACTCCTCTCAAAAAGTAAAGAATAGTTATTTCATTCCTCGTTGAATATCATGCTACTGCATTCCATAAACCAAACATGGGCGTAAGTAATATATGTTTGAGCCCAAGGTTTTTTGTTATTTCATACAATGGTTTGTCTCTGTCTCAGCAAGTGTATTTGTAAATACGACGCTATTTTCTTCTACTAACTCTATGACCTGTTTCTGTCCTTAAACTAGTTTATGCACAAATTGTGTTTGTGTCAAAGATATTGGGATCCAATTGGTGTCTGCTTGTTTAAGCTCCAAGTCAATTTGCTCTGAAAATGGAGCCTAATTAGCTATTGTTTTGGTGATTCAGTTAGCAAATTTGTTGGTGAATGATTCAATGTGGAATATTGAATGTAAACTTAAGAgacataaaaagaaaagagaacaCTAGAACATTGATAGCAGCTGAGTTCAGTTGACTATTAATGAGACATTACAAAAGGTACTAGAAGAGCAGTGAATTGACTGAAAGTATCTCCAACTCGACCGAGGGAGGCAGCATGGACTTTAGCTTCTGAAGCCGACAAGTCATAAATTCGTCGTCGTTGTAGGCGCAAGGCCTGACCCTTATCTTGCGAAGATTTGAAGCATAGTGAGCTAAGTAAGTACCGAGTTCTTGTTCATATTCGTGACCCCTAAATCCGAAAATCTCAACTACCTTAAGACATTGATGCTTCGGACGTCCGGTATAATAAGAAAGGTTGCTAAACTCATAATCATAATCCCAATATGCGAAATAGTCGTCCATATTAAAGGATGCTTTGGTCAAGACAGGAAAGGCATCTATCAAGTTAAAGCAAGAATGTAACTCTTCAAGGCAATCTCCATCTAAGCTCAGATTGATTTCCTTTAAGGTTCTCAACATTAAGAGTTCCTTAATCACAATGAAGCTACAGGAAAGTCGGGTCAGAGAAGGAATATCCTTgaagataatttttatatctttattgATTGGAAAAAGCTCAAGTGATTCGATATGAGGTGCTGCAGATATTTCAAGAATCCGAATCTCATTACGCCTCAATTCAAGGTGCTTCAGCTTCAGACAAGGACCGCAAAATTTCAAGTGACCGAGATCGCCTGATGAGTCGACAATACTGAGCAGCTCGAGAGCAGGGGAATTCGATAAGAGATGGTGAATAAATTCCGTGGAGATCTTTGCATTTATCAAGTGAAGAGAGACGAGCAATGTGAAGCTGCAAACAGAGCCTAACCGCTGCATTGGTTCTTGCAGAATAAAAAACTTTCTGAAGTCTATCAAGAGGCTCTTAACTCTCTTTTGCATGCCCATAGTGATCAAACTATGCAGTTGGCGTTCGAAAAAACGATGAACCCAATGATCGGGCAAACGAATCCTGAGTTCGGCAATAGTTGGTCCTTGATGTTGTTTCAGAATATTCATCATTATCTGGGCAAATTCAGGGCTCGATGGACCGATTAGCTGCTTGTTGGAAAACAAAACTTGCGCATCAAAATCAAACACGCCCGACAGATAAGTCCAAAGGAATCTCCATCGTCGCGACAGAATGCTGGTTTTCACTGCTTGTCTGAGATTCAGGCGAGACAATATGATCATAAGGATTTCATCAGGTAATTTACTAAAGTAATCCTTACCTCCCTGCTGCCGCACGCCCTTTTTCCGATTGGTGTCGTCTAACTTCCGGTCGAAAAGTGCTTCAGAATTAAACGCTAACTTTTCCGGATCATTACTGTAATCCTTGAACTTCTTGTTTGCAATCATATCTGGTCTCGGAGGATGAATTCAGGCTGAATTATTCTTTTTCTCTGTAACTAGGGTTAGTGCTTTGGCTAAAAAAAAAGCTAGGGTCAGTGCTTTGGCTAAAAAAAAGCTAGGGTTAGTGCGACTTGAATCAGCACActcaaatatttatataattgaagaaAGGGATCAATTAACGCCCCGACTTGGTACCGATTATTAAAATAGTCACTAGTTATAAATGGTAATTACctaaaatacatgttttggcattttatttacaactttacattgcaagttttgacttttattttctgactttttttatttacgaaaaatactttttttttaatttcacaaatacctttttcagttttcaatttcgattttcggttttttcggttcggtcgaccgaaccgaccggcaGTTTTTTATATAgcgtaagattagtgtatatagtgttaatttttattttttatagattttttttctgaaattttttattttattttttatagtgtaacagtagtgtatatatagtgtttttatggtgtttatatagtgtaaaattagtgtatatatagtgtataagtagtgttaagtggtgtataagtagtgaataagtagtgtatttatggcattttgtagtgttttttgtggtttacaccatgaaacactgcaaatatatcataaacactgcaaatacaccataaacactgcaaatacactataacactgtaaatgcacacTAAAAACGGCAGATATACActattaatacaccaaaaatacactaaaacgtaaaggaatcgtaaaattattacaaatgcaccataaatcaatatttttttttacaaaatcagttgcaataaacaaatatatgaataagagaagacaaaataaataattatataaataatagaacaattttataaacaagaaattatagatttataataatttatttacaaaatatttaaatcattataaaaaatttaaagtattacacaaatctaaaaacgagtcgagaaatccatagcgcgaacgaactagcgcgaacggaaaagacgaacggaaaaaggACCGGAAACGACGgaaaatccatcggaagtagcaCTACAAGAAAACAGGGTTTTAGCGAcagaaaaatccgtcgctaaagccttacaatccgtcgctaaagcctTACAATCCGTCGCAAAAGACCTTTTGCGACGGACGCGGTCCGTCGCAATTTTATTGATCGCAAATACAGTTTATAAGCATCACATCGCACAagcttttttaaacattaaaatagcTTGTGTGTTCTTTTAATTATGAACTGAATAAAGTGTTATTTGGAAATGAATCTTTTAACTGAGCTGTGATATGCTCTCTCTGTCCCAAATTAATAGgcactattttaatttttttatctcaaattataaACACTCAgtaattagtttattaaatgaTTGTCAAACATATCTTTATTAGTATAATGATTTGAGAAGtcaacaaaaatttataaaaatatatagataaatACTACAATAAATAAGGACAATCACATAAGAGTTCTATAAAATCATTTTACTTAAAGACATTTAAGTTCCAAATTATTGTATCTGTCATAAAATTGTATATCAATTTGA
Coding sequences within it:
- the LOC126676632 gene encoding uncharacterized protein LOC126676632 → MMNILKQHQGPTIAELRIRLPDHWVHRFFERQLHSLITMGMQKRVKSLLIDFRKFFILQEPMQRLGSVCSFTLLVSLHLINAKISTEFIHHLLSNSPALELLSIVDSSGDLGHLKFCGPCLKLKHLELRRNEIRILEISAAPHIESLELFPINKDIKIIFKDIPSLTRLSCSFIVIKELLMLRTLKEINLSLDGDCLEELHSCFNLIDAFPVLTKASFNMDDYFAYWDYDYEFSNLSYYTGRPKHQCLKVVEIFGFRGHEYEQELGTYLAHYASNLRKIRVRPCAYNDDEFMTCRLQKLKSMLPPSVELEILSVNSLLF